In Flexibacter flexilis DSM 6793, a genomic segment contains:
- a CDS encoding DUF423 domain-containing protein, with product MSLQRKIVVIAAVLGGLSVAIGAFGAHALKETLLLNQRTDTFETAVRYQFYHALALLILGNSVLSIPAKRLQIIAALFVVGIVIFSGSLYVLCLTGIRWLGAITPLGGTAFIIGWIIWAVSAAQKSEQQ from the coding sequence ATGAGTTTACAAAGAAAAATTGTAGTGATCGCCGCCGTCTTGGGCGGGCTTTCGGTGGCCATTGGCGCATTTGGGGCGCACGCACTCAAAGAAACGCTTTTGCTCAACCAACGCACAGACACTTTTGAGACGGCTGTACGTTATCAATTTTATCACGCACTGGCCTTGCTCATACTCGGCAATTCGGTGCTTTCGATACCCGCCAAGCGTTTGCAAATTATCGCCGCCTTGTTTGTGGTAGGCATTGTTATCTTTTCGGGTTCGTTGTATGTGCTATGCCTGACGGGAATCCGTTGGCTGGGTGCTATTACGCCGCTGGGCGGCACGGCTTTTATTATTGGCTGGATAATTTGGGCAGTTTCGGCAGCTCAAAAGTCTGAACAACAATAG
- a CDS encoding FKBP-type peptidyl-prolyl cis-trans isomerase has translation MFKSKMLPLAGLLALAACNSNSFKTSPDGLEYKFFTENKSDRKPAAGDMLTLHFIVKNDKDSVLDDSHKLSKLDSLMKRPVQPRTVELQKPSFKGGLESGLMMMSEGDSAEFKLPVDSLYKGGPVPPMLKAGTKMAFVVKLLKIVKSTELKQKEEKTIDSTLNANKVASQRTASGLRYVITSQGTGQKPNNGDVVSVHHKVTLLNDTVTVVNSFGKRSMQFPLGNAAQMGLPPFYDEAIALLPYGGRGVFYVPSSLAFGGKGIQGLIPPNSMLTAEIGVLTAEEGKAEAEKVAKEEAEMQKNQQEAMGKQKKIDDQVIKDYIKKEKLSGVEKTASGIYYLVTKKGNGAKPTAGQKVSVQYRGTLLDGKEFDASKGKAFEFTIGQREVIAGWDEAIALLNEGSKATLLIPSGLAYGPGGAGNDIAPNSVLRFDVELVKVSK, from the coding sequence ATGTTCAAATCAAAAATGTTGCCTTTGGCGGGTTTGCTCGCCTTGGCTGCTTGTAATAGCAACTCCTTCAAAACTTCCCCAGACGGATTGGAGTATAAATTTTTTACCGAAAATAAAAGCGACCGTAAGCCTGCCGCTGGCGATATGCTTACACTGCATTTTATTGTAAAAAATGACAAAGATTCGGTACTCGACGACTCGCACAAACTCTCGAAGTTGGATTCGTTGATGAAACGTCCCGTGCAACCACGCACCGTAGAACTCCAAAAACCATCGTTCAAAGGCGGTTTGGAGTCTGGCCTCATGATGATGAGCGAAGGCGACAGCGCAGAATTTAAACTACCTGTAGATTCACTTTACAAAGGTGGCCCAGTTCCGCCGATGTTGAAGGCTGGTACTAAAATGGCTTTCGTAGTGAAATTGCTCAAAATCGTGAAATCAACGGAATTGAAGCAAAAAGAAGAAAAAACAATTGATTCGACACTGAACGCCAACAAAGTAGCTTCGCAACGTACTGCTTCAGGTTTGCGTTATGTGATTACTTCGCAAGGAACTGGCCAAAAGCCAAACAATGGTGATGTTGTATCGGTACATCATAAAGTTACATTGCTCAACGATACGGTCACTGTGGTTAATTCATTTGGCAAACGCTCAATGCAATTCCCGTTGGGCAATGCAGCTCAAATGGGTTTACCGCCGTTCTATGACGAAGCCATTGCCTTGTTGCCGTATGGCGGACGTGGTGTGTTTTACGTGCCTTCGTCGTTGGCATTTGGTGGTAAGGGTATTCAAGGACTTATTCCGCCAAACTCGATGCTAACTGCCGAAATTGGCGTACTTACTGCCGAAGAAGGCAAAGCCGAAGCCGAAAAAGTGGCCAAAGAAGAAGCTGAAATGCAGAAAAATCAGCAAGAGGCGATGGGCAAACAAAAGAAAATTGATGATCAAGTAATTAAAGATTACATCAAGAAAGAAAAACTTTCGGGTGTAGAAAAAACAGCCTCAGGCATTTACTATTTGGTTACTAAAAAAGGCAATGGCGCAAAACCAACCGCAGGCCAAAAAGTATCTGTACAATACAGAGGTACTTTGCTTGACGGTAAAGAATTTGACGCATCTAAAGGCAAAGCATTTGAATTTACCATTGGTCAAAGAGAAGTAATCGCAGGCTGGGACGAAGCCATCGCATTGCTCAACGAAGGTTCTAAAGCTACATTGCTAATTCCTTCAGGCTTGGCGTATGGACCAGGCGGCGCAGGCAATGACATTGCTCCTAACTCTGTACTACGTTTTGATGTAGAATTGGTGAAAGTGAGCAAATAA